The Brassica oleracea var. oleracea cultivar TO1000 chromosome C6, BOL, whole genome shotgun sequence genomic interval AAAATAATAATATTTCGAAATTTGAAATGTTATATATGAATATATTTATTTTATAGATAATGTATGGGCTATTACCATATTTTAAAAAAGTTTACCAAAAATAAATATCAATATTAAATATAATATATGAATTATTACTATATTCTAATAAGTTTGTGAAAGATATAAATCAACATTAAATGAAATTATCCATGTCATAATTTTTCGGAAGTCATGTCATCAATTTCAATAGTAATGTCATATTTGTTTTGTGAAACTAATTGTAGAGAAAACATATATCAAAATCACTTCACAAATATAGTGTAGGGAAGATTTTTGGTTTCCATCCAAACCATATCTCAAATATCAAAATAAGTGCTCTCTGAGAGACTACGGAGTTGATTGGTTGGTGTTGTAACTTTAGATTTTTTGATTTAAAAAATAAGCTGCGTGTTTTTTGCTTTAGCTTTATTTTTTTTTTGTTGTAGATTATCAAAGCACTTTTAAAAAGCGGTAGAAAACTTGCTTTGGAAAGCTAACATATTTTCTTTTATAATTTTTTTTGCTGTGGTTTTATTTTTTAAAATAAAGCATGATTGCTTTTAAAAATTGCTTTAGAAATAAAAATAGCTGTCCAGAACACCTACGACCACTACCAATCAACCCCCACATCTCGAGTCATCAGCGTGAGACATATATATCCGTAATATTGCATTGATAAAGATTTAAACTGAAGATGATAGAGCATCTCCGTATACATACACCACATCCATGGATGCTCTTCCCCTCCATGATGTTCACAAGCCATAAGGCCACACATGGCTAGGTGAAAAAGTCTAATCCGAAGAACTGAACCGAATTTGATTCAAAAAAGTAGTACCAAATTTGAATCGATATTGATAAAATATTCGAACGGTTCAAAATTTTGATATATAAAAAACGGAACCCGAATTCGATCCGAACTGAAATATTATGGATACCCGAAAGTATCTGAAATAGACTTATATACCTAGATATATTAATTATTTTTAGGTTTAATATATATTTAAAACATCCAAAAATATAAGATATTTTTAGGTTATACAAAATGCTTGAAAATATATAAAAATAATGAAAAATAAATGCTTAAATATGCTAAAGTATACTCAAAACACAAAAATACTTAAAATATATATCGACTCTATCTAAATATTCAAACCAAACCAATTCATATATTAAGTTTATGTATTTTTGATGAAATACGTTTATGTATTTTTACATTCGTTATTCAAATTTATATGTAATATGTTATTTTGTTTATAGATTTTGAAAATTGAAGTATATAATAAATTTTAAATTTTAAAAAAATAATTTAAATGGGTTATCTGAATCCGAACCGAACTCGAATCAAAATTTGGAAATATCCGAAGGCTAAATCTTTGACCCCAAAAACCAAAATCCGAATAAATCCGAACCGAACCCGAATGGATAACTGAACGCCCGTCCATGGGATAGACGTAAGCCCGCTTTAAAACTTTTTCGTGGATACCTCATCGTTCCGAATACCTACTTCCGATTTCAATTATATTAACACAAAAAAGAAGCAAAAGCTTATTATTACCAAAAAGGAGCTAGTGTTATTCTTTAACGTCTAATTTTACAAACTCAGTAGTATTGTATAGTCAAGCAAATTAACTTGGGTTATTCATTAGTCAATTAAAAATCTAAGATATTAAAATTCAAATTTAATAATTTATCTATAATATACATATATGAGTGAAATGAAATATGATAAAATCCTGGAATAATATCTGAATCCGAACCGAACTCGAATCAAAATTTGGAAATATCCGAAGGCTAAATCTTTGACTCCAAAAACCAAAATCCGAATAAATCCGAACCGAACCCGAATGGATAACTGAACGCCCATTCATGGGATAGACGTAAGCCCACTTTAAAACTTTTTCGTGGATACCTCATCGTTCCGAATACCTAGTTCCGATTTCAATTATATTAACACAAAAAAGAAGCAAAAGCTTATTATTACCAAAAAGGAGCTAGTGTTATTCTTTAACGTCTAATTTTACAAACTCAGTAGTATTGTATAGTCAAGCAAATTAACTTGGGTTATTCATTAGTCAATTAAAAATCTAAGATATTGAAATTCAAATTTAATAATTTATCTATAATATACATATATGAGTGAAATGAAATATGATAAAATCCTGGAATAATATCTGTAATTTATCTTTAATATCTGCTCCACTAAAATGAAAGGATAAAATCCTGGCATCCTGGAAAATGAGTGATGCTAATATAATAGAATAAACTTTGCCTAAAACTACAAAACTTCAAGACCCATAAGTGAAATCTAAGTCTTCGATGGCTTTAACTCTAACACAAACCACACAAACCATAATAAGTTTCCACCTCTTCATTCTATATAAATGCATACGAATGAGTCATACTGATCATCACTCATCAGTAAATTAAGAGACAATACTAAGATGACATCTTCTAAAGTATCTTCCATGCTTCTCTTTCTCCTCCTTCTCGTTCTTGTGTTTCCCCATATGGATAAAGCCCTTGGTGAAAAAAGGCAGCTCTCCACAACCTTAGTTAGTCCTTTTGTCTTTAAATAAGTCATAGCTATTTACTCTATTATTTTGATCTATTTAGAAATGTTTTGAACTTTATTTCTTTAATTTAGCTTGGTTTTAGCTCACAACTAACTAAATCTCATTAAATTTTATAAAAAGAAGATAAACCGTTGTAGTTTTGTTTCCCCTCTTGTTTCGTTCAGACCAAAGTTTTTTGCGATAGATGACAAAATAAAACAAGGAAAAATTGCCAAAACAGAATAAAAAAACAACATAGTTGTCCCTATGGTATAAATCCAACCTAAAGTTGTCCCGTATAATTTTTTTCATAATACCAAAAGAAACCTTTGATTAATCTCATTAAACATGATTAATTGTATTTTAAAAAAAATAATATGAATCAGTTTGTTTAAATGGGAAAGAATAAAAAATAATAATAAAACAATCTAAAGGGAAAATTGTTTCCCTAATTCCCCGTAACCCTAAGCTCGATATCGATCTCTCCGCCTCTCTATTTCACGGCGATGAGGAAGGCGATTGTGTCTTCTCCGGTGAAATCAACGGCGAGTGTAGCTGCCACCGGTGGAACCCCTTTCTCTTCTCGTACCGGTGGAACCCCTTTGTCTTCTCCTACATACCGAAGGTAAACACCAACGTTCTGCATCCAATTTCAGTAATAACGTTTGTTCCTTTCTCCTTCTTGTTCTGATACTTTTCTCTGGATCTCTTTCTATCTCGAGAAACACAAAGGCGATTTCGGAGCTTCTTTTGGTGATTGGCGAAATCGAGTTTGTCTTTAACCTCCCCGCCTCTCTCTTTCTCCGACATTGCTAGCACATAAGGTATGTTGTCGATACTTCATTTGTCAAGCGGTTTGAGTTCTTCATTCGGGTTCTGAAGTTAGCATTTGTCTCTTTCTTTAGCCCAAATACATTGGTGATTCGGGTTTCTTTCTTTATCCGGTTCTTTATTTCATTTGTCTCTGTGTTTGAGTTCTTCATTTGGGTTACTCTTTCTATGTTCGTTTCTTAGGATTTTTAGTGTTGTTAACTGACTATATGAACCGATTTCGATTGTGAATTGTCTTACTTTGATTAACTGATTTCTTTTGTGAATTGATTTCGTTTATCATGGGCTGGTTTATTGATTTCGTTTCTGTACATAATGATAGTCTTTGTGTTTCTGATTTTAGAATTTGTTTGATTTTTCTCTTGTGTTTGTCTCTGCTTCACAGTGAAGTTAGTTTTTTTTTACTTAAATCAATATCTGGATCAAGTGATAGTTGCTTTGTTTGATTTTTGTGAATTGATTTTGTTTGCTTGTAGAATCAAATTTTTTTTGTCTTTTGTAGATATGGAGTTAGAGCTACCTAAGCGAGTGTATGCAGAGGGTTTAGAACCTCAGGTGAAGAAGATCAACAACTGCTGCCGCATGGAACTTATCAGGGATCTGAAGAAAACTATGTATGCGGAGTACGATGATGTCAAGATAGATCCTGTTAAACATATCATGGCGATTGCGGAAAATAAGCTCAAGTTTTCGGGGAAATTGGTGGATAGCTTCTTGTGTAAGCAGCTGATTACCTCGAAGATGCATGAGAAGTGGTTTGTCTTTGCGAGGAATACTCTCCGGTTTTCGCTTCAGGAGTATCACGCTGTGACAGGCCTCAAGATCTCGCTGGAAAGTAGCTGTGACGTAGTTAAATGGAAAAATGATGGCGGATTTTGGAGTGAACTACTAAGGACAGGTGGTAAGATCACCTTGCAGTCGATCAAAAAGGTGCATCTACAAGAAGTTCACAGCTGGTCTCGGCGTGATAGGATGAGGTTGATCTACTTGTGTGTGATAATGGGTGTGGTGATGGGGAGAGATGAGAAGGTGAACATCCCTCACATGTACATCAAGCTGGTGATGGATCTTGACAAGCTTCGGAACTTCCATTGGGGTCTTCACTCCTACGACTTCTTACTGAGTTCCATTGAGAAGGTTAGGCGCTACATTTCGAGGGTTTCTCCTATGCTTTCCAGATTTGGATTATGCCGGATTTTGGAGAAATATGTGGCAGCAAAGTCCCAGACAGTTTCAGCGGTCCAAGGTGTGGTAATTGGAAAGGAGTTGCAAAAGTTTCTTATGAAGACATCATTCAACTTGAGGAATCGTTTACTAAGAAGGTATGTATATGTATTGTATTCTTTTATATGGTTGTTGCATATTTTTTTATAGCTTATAATGTTATAATTGTTTTGTAGGGAGACTTGTTCTCGGTAATTTCAGTGAGTGGCAATGGTGATGTGTTGAGGCATGCTGATTATACAAGGAAGGATGAGATGGAAGATGAACGTGTGGACCTTCTTCTTGATAGGATTAAAAACAAGTTTGATTGGAGCAACACAGAATGACCAGTTATAGAGGCTGAAGAGACTGAGATGGAGGAAGCCGATACATAGTCAGAAGCTGATAAGAGTGTGGATGATACTGATATTGCAGCAGATGTGGAGACATCTTCGGTTAATGTTGCTGGAAGAAGCAAGAGAAAGATTCAGGATGAAGGAGCCGAGACAAGAAAGAAAAAGTTGCTGTGTAAGCGAACAACAGAAAAAAAACAGAGTATTGATCGTGAAACTAAGAGTTTCATTGAGGGTTTAGTTCACTCTTCTGTCAATTCCTTGGGAGATATACTCAGAGCGCAAATGGCGAGTATGGAGAGCATGTTCAAAGAGAGGATGGGCAACATGGAGAGCGAGGTTTCACAGCTCAGGGAAGCAATCAGTTTGAGTGCCGAAGGAAGCGTTCCTAAGAGCAAAACCGATGAAGATCCGCCTAAGACCAAAACCGTTCAAGCTCCAGCAAAGAAAAAGGTCAATCAAGCTCAAGCTCCAGCAAAGAAAAAGGTACTTCTTAAAAGAAAGTGCAGAACTTGATGTACTTGTATCTAGGATGTTGAGTTAGGGTGCTGGAGCTAGGCTTTTGGAGTTAGGTTGTTCTTGGAACTTAACATTTTCACTGTGTAATATTATGTACATATTGTAATAGGTTTGTAATGTGTAATATGCTTGAATGTTTGTGTAATGATAACTCCATGAATGTAATGCTTTGTTTGTGTTATGATTGAATGACTTCTTTAATTTTTTTTTTTTGGTTTTGATGAATAGGATGGGATAAAGAATGTTATAGAAACTAACGATTTTGATTTTGGATTGACTATACAAGAATTAAGGAATTGTCCCAAGATACATTTGTTGAGGGCTTTGATCCTTCTCAAGTTAAATTCGAAAACTCAAGACCCTTCGACATGTCCCCACCGCAGTTACATGATGAGGAAATAGATCGAGCCGGAGAAGACTCACCAGATGCGGCATTGGTGTATCTTCGTGAAGAGGATTGGGAAAAAGTTAGCACTTGGTTAGCTAAATCCAAGTAAGTAAATTCCGCAGTTTCATATCATGTGTTGTTAAATTTTAAACAAAACATATCATTGTTTTGAACTTGTATCATTGTTTTGGTTACAAACCTCTGCGGATTGGACCTACAATGTTAGATGCTGAGATTGGTACTCGTCTTATTGATAGAACCAAGTGGCTTCATAACTTGGTAAAACTTAGAGACTTTTAGCTTCTATGTGTGTTTTCCATACATTCTGTGTGCTAACATCATCGTAATATGCAGGAGATTGACGCCATGATGTATGTATTTCGGGAGAGAACATCTCTGAAACGATGGGAACTTCATCGTGTCGCCTTCATGTCTGCTGTCTTCAGCAACATGATTAAAAAGGAGTATGAGAGTTTCAAGGCGGGTATAAGAAAATACAAGCTTCATCATTTGCTACTGCAATACGGCAAAGGGGTCCTTCCACCACATGGACGGACACAAGAGATATGGAATGTAGATGTGGATTGGCTGTATGTCCCTGTTCATGTTAGCGGGAATCATTGGATTTCATTGTGTATCAGTGTCGTGACGAGGAGCATTGATGTGTTTGACTGCTCGGGCAGAAAAAGGTACAAGGAGGTGGATGCGTTCGCAAACCTTGTTCCTCGTATTGTCAAGGCAGTTCAGCCACCGAGATGCCACAAGGATTTCAATGTTGCTGCATATACGGTTCACTATGTCCCCATGGGTAAGCTGAATAAAAGTGCATGTGATTGTGGTGTCTATACAATAAAATTCATCGAGTGCCATTTGCTTGGATTGAAGTTGTCCGTGGTGAATGATGGTAACATCAAAGAAGCTCGCCACAGAGTTTTGTGGGATCTATAGGAAGCAGCTAACGTCCCGGAACTGGTTGACAGGATGTCAAATTATGAACCTCCAGAGTGTCTCTCTTCAACCGTAGAAGAGATTCTGTGAGAATCGATTTTTAAATGTAAATAGTTCGGCTTTAATTCTAACTTTTAGGAGAAAAATGCTTAATCTAATGTGTTTCTTCTAGTGTTTTATTAGGAACATGAATGCTTAATCTAATGAATTGTTTTTGGGTTTATTATTCTCAGTTTTTCACAATGTGTTTAAGTAGACCCTAAATAAGTCTTGTCGGAGACAACAATCAACCGTAACATAGACCCTAAACATAACCTAAACAATACCCTAAACGAGACAAATGGAAAACATAATATGAAACAATAGAAACCACAGTCATTCAATCGAGAGTCTTAAAAAACACCTAACGAGACCCTAAACATACCCTAAACAGAAACCAAAACAACATTAATCATGTATTCTAATAGCCGCTAGAGAAGGAATCAGCCCATAAGAGTATATAAAACGAATCAAATCCAATACACTTAACTTGGTTAATTGTAAACCCGACTTTTGATCCAAATTAGAAATAAAACCCGACCAGAATTAGATCCACAAATAACCTAATACCCGACATATTTAAACCAAAAACCCGAGTCTCCCCATTTTTTCAGAATTCTCTTCTCTGTCAATATCCTTTTTCTCTCTGAATCAATTTTCCTAAAACATGAATACTCCAAGGCGATATTCGTACGGGGTGCCATATAGGTGCTGGTGTGGGAAGGGGGTTGTGATTTTCTATTCGAGAACAAATGAGAATCCTTACCGACGGTTCTATAGATGCGAAATTGGGTCATAGGTTCATGGTGTCGATTTACCTTAAGGATTCAAATATAGATTTGTTTTGTGTTCATATCGAAACTCTGTTTTGTTTAAGGCGTTGGTCATGGCTTTGATGGCTTTTTGTCTGAATCGATTTTCAATTAAGAAAGACGAACATGCTGTCCTGACTTGATTTTTGTTTCTATGTAGTGAAAAAAGGAAACCCATGTATTTAAGTGGGTTGATGAAGCTTTGGTTGATGAGATTCAAAAGGTAGAGGCAGAGCAAGGGAGAATTACAGAAGCGATTGAAGATCTGAAAATGAGTATGAAAAAGACAGTTGAAGAAGAAGTAAGGAAGCAGAAAAATCCCCTTGAATTATGTTGTTTAGGAATCATTCTATGGATTTTTGGAAAAGCGTAGAATGAATGAAATCAGTCTACTGGTTCTTAGTATTTTGCTTCTTACTCTTTTGTTCTTACAATGACTATGTTACTTTTGTGGTTCTTAGTCTTTTGTTCTTGCAATGACTATGTCACTTTTATGGTTCTTACTATGGCTATGTTTTGGTTCTTTGAGTTTTGTTCATGCGATGTTGTCTATGATAATGAAAACACAGAATCATCATACATTTAACACGTACAAATCGAGAACCATGAAACTGAGAAAAAATGATGATGCCAATGAAACTTAGAAGAATGATGCCAATGTATAACAATGAAACTGAAAATAAAACCAAACGAAATTTATCCAAATGAAAAGAGAGTCTATAGTTTTTAGAAGAAAAAAACATACAAAACAATGATAAGAATGCACTTAGAAATAAGCTCGCCTAGCTCGCCATTTACCACCACTTGCATACTTGAACAGAGCAACCTGTGACACAAAGAACCATACATGAAACACATAAACCAAGCTATAAAAACACATAAATGGACTGCCTATATAAGCTGACCCCTTACCATTTGTGACTGACTATATTGGTACTTTACAAGTTGCTCTGTTGTGCCCACTAATACCACATCTACTACACTTCCAAGGCTGCTTCTTTCGTGATATTTGCGATGACAGAATTTTGTCTTCCACAGTTTCATATCTGCGTTTTCTTTTCTTTCCAACTGATCTTCTTGTCTCTGGTGGTAGAACAATGACTTTCTTAACATCTTCTGGTATAGACCAAACATCCTCGGGAACATCAATAGGATTTATGCTTTCTTGATAAGCTTCTCTCCAAGCTCCTGTCGTATACATCAAATCAGTCAATGTGTGTGGCTCTCTTCCAACATGAAAACCAGCTTTAATTGCGTGCCTACAAGGGATCTTCATAAGGTTGTACTTTCCACATGAACAAGTCCTTCTATCCAAATCAACTAAGCAGTCGAATTTATCACCTCTAACAAGCAATCAACCAACACTGACAGGGTAAACTACAAATGTGGAGCATTTCCCGATTCTCCTGCCTATCTTTTTCTCTACATCTTTGGTCAAAGGATGTTTATGCTTTGAAATCAGTTTCTTACGCTCATAAAACCACCATGTCAACATTTCCCTGATACTGTTCAACAAAGGAATGACTGGATACTCTCTCGGTGAACGCAAAGCAGAGTTGATAGATTCATCAGGATTGGTTGTCCTTATGTCGTATCTGTATCCAGGGAATTGGCATCTAGCCCATTTTTGCACATTAGCTTCCCTTAGGTAATTTCCAATTGCCGGATTGATATTACACACATTAGCAAATGTCTTCTCAAACTCAGAAACTCGATAAGCCTTGGACGCCTTTGAAACCAACCCAGCAAGTCCTTTCCCATGGAAATATGTGACCACATTATTCAACAAATGATGAATACAAATACCGTGTCTAGCTGATGGATACACATTTTCAAGTGCCTTAGCGATATACCCATGTCTGTCTGAAATAAAAGCCAAATCATGATCATCTGCAATGACAACCTTAAGTTGTCTCATAAACCATTCCCAAGAACGCTCATTCTCTGAGTCGACTATTCCAAACGCAATAGGATACATATTAGAATTTCCGTCTACAGCAGTTGTAACCAGTAAAATTCCTTTGTATTTATTCTTCAAAAATGTCCCATCGATCACAATAACCTGCCTCATGACTCTGTTAAATCCTCTTATCGATTGCCCAAATGCAATAAACAGGTACCGAAAATTCCCATTTCCGTCAATCTCGTAAGATGAGTGTGTACTTGGATTAGCCTCTCTCAGCATGTGCAAGTATTTTGGTATTTTCCCATAACTTCTCTCTGGAATACCTCTAATTGCATTGATCGCATATTCACGCGCATCCCATGCTAAAGATTTTGAGATCTCACATCCATGATCACTACGCATAATCTGTATGATATCATTACATTTCTGCCCTTCCTTGACGTCTTCATACTTATGCATAATCAGACTACCTATAGTTTTTGCCGAAGCAGTCTTACCCGCTTTGGTTTTGCTTGAAGGTGCGCATGTATNNNNNNNNNNNNNNNNNNNNNNNNNNNNNNNNNNNNNNNNNNNNNNNNNNNNNNNNNNNNNNNNNNNNNNNNNNNNNNNNNNNNNNNNNNNNNNNNNNNNNNNNNNNNNNNNNNNNNNNNNNNNNNNNNNNNNNNNNNNNNNNNNNNNNNNNNNNNNNNNNNNNNNNNNNNNNNNNNNNNNNNNNNNNNNNNNNNNNNNNNNNNNNNNNNNNNNNNNNNNNNNNNNNNNNNNNNNNNNNNNNNNNNNCTTCAACAAAGTTTTGTTCTCAAAAAATTGTCCGACCTTAACAACATGGAGCAGAGAAAACTTTGACATTTTATGTATGTTCTCTTTTTCAGAGATCATGGTATCAGCATCATAGTCCCCATCCTCATCAACTGCGACTCCTTTCCGCTTTTCATTCTTCTTCTCGCTCTGCCTCTCAGCATACACATGAGCTGATTCGTCCCCACTGTCAAACGAGTTTTCTTCCTCTTCATCAGTACATGGATCGGCTGGCGATTTGTTAAGATCAAAGGCTGCTTCATTCGGATTCTCAGCCTTGGCTTTACATTTTACACACAATCGAGTATAATTACTCTTTTGAACAAAGCGAACAAAATTCTGAAGCTGTCGATCGTTTGCAATGATCACAGGTGGACATCCTGATGTATTGATCAACTCAGCAGGTAGATAACTCAACTCCAAATCGGCTATGATTTCTTCTTCCATACCAAAATCCTCCAAAACCATCTTTTTTAATTCATCTAAAGTACAATTTGATTCCACTAATAGTAGCCTACCCCCTTTGCCATCAGCTGAAAAAATCCATCCCGTAGTTGCACCTAATTTCCAAATACCACATGTTGTATAGATATGCATCTAATCTAGAACAAGAGTTTCTGAAAATCACAAGAGAAACTATGAAAAAATCATAGATTCATGAAGAAGAAAGGCAAAATCGTTTTTTTTTTGAAATTTTGAGAAAAGAAAATCGATCAGAACCATTTTAGGAAGTTAGAATATTTTGAGAATATTTTGTTAACCGAATTTCCTTAATTTTCGCCAAAAACAGGTGATCTTATCTGTAGAAGACACCTTCTACAATGCGTAGAACCATGACAAAAATATGGAATGAAATTTCTACCTTTTGTAGACGTTCGTGTAGTTTCCAGATTTCACGTTCGAGAAATGTTAGAATACTTGTTAAAAGTAGAAACTGCATTTTTTCAGAAAAGTAGATATCTTTACAATTAGTAGAATGCACATTTCCCATATTTAGATATTGAATCAAAAGTAGATTTTACGTTCCAAAACAAGTAGATGGACATGTATATTCTGGATTTTGCTTTCTACTAACCCAATTTCGGTAGAAGACGAATTATCCTTTTAGTAGAACGTAAATTGAAAATTCTATTTATCAAGTTTTTCCAAAAAAATAAAAATATGTGCTTGTGTATATGGGTGTTCCATTAATTGTTTATATTTTTAATTATTTTTTTGATTTATAAAACTATTTATTTTATTAAGATTCAGAAATGAAAGGATAAAAGGGAGATAAAATGAAGAAAGTTGGATTTATACCATAGGAACAACTATGTTGTTTTTTTATTCTGTTTTTTTGGCAATTTATGGCTTTAAGATGGGATTATGCAAATTGATAGAAAAATGTCTACTTTACCAAACCTTTGCGTTGTAGTAATTAATGCGTTAAGTGGTTTTGGTGTAGAAGGCACAGAGCATCCCGATCAACTGATGACGGTTGGAAGGAGCCTTCTCTTTCGCATCCCTCCATGCCCACCGTCCTTATGTAAGCCTCGTCCGATAAGAATCCCTCCCCGACGTCGTACACCTCCACCCCCCTCCACGGCATTGAAGGTTTCCAAAAGGCAAAAACACATAGATCCCAAAACATTTGGATGAAAATATATTTTCGTAATTCCTCACTATAAATGTAATTCTTAAATTTTCTTTCAAAATCAAGAGATCATGCCACTCGGGATGATGGTATGATGATATGTTGTTGTACGTTTTAAGCTATTGTATGATGATATATTTGTCGATATTATTCAACGTAAATAAATATAGTTTATGGATTTGTGTCGATAGAGAAACTGGAAAGAAAGAAAATTTTTAAAAGAAAGAAATGAGAAGATGTTTGATACGACCTTCGATATTTTACAAATGATATTTTCAAGTAATTATAAATATTATTCAATAGTAATATACTAATATATAAACAAAATATAATTGCAAAAAATATTTGATGGTAATTTTTCTTTTACTAATATTTATAATTTTTTTTAAAAAAGCTTTACTATTAAATATATTTATAATTACTTAAAAAAAAAGTTTTTGTTATTATCTTAGTATATATCTATACTATTATTTGAGAAGTAAATTTGCTGATGTGTCATCTTCTCTATAATATTTGGTATTTTTTATTTGTCATATTTTTAATAATTTTAGTTAGTAAAAAAAACTTTTAAATAGAAACAAGTAAAACCATAAATCTCTGAACCCTATACAACATCTCTAGTGATAATCCGTATATCATATTATATAAATTTTAGTTTTAAAAGTTATTAATTAACACGATTGTCACATAATAATTATATATTTAAGATTTTGACTTGTATTCATAATCAAAAAAATACTTTAAGAGCTTTATCGGCCGTATACATACACCACATCCATGGATGCTCTTCCCCTCCATGGTGTCCACAAGCCATAAGGCCACACACGATAGACGTAAGACCACTTTTAAACTTGTTCGTGGATACCTCATCGCTCAAACCATCAACGAATACCTAGTTCCGATTTCAATTAATCTACTACGAACTGTTGCCTGTTGGTATATGAATCTGGTCTCCTCCGTCGTAAAGAGCAAACTACCCATTTGGTTTAAAGGCCTACGTGTCTTGACTTTGCGGAGATCGTGTCCTTGTTACACATAGGCGAGTTTTGAGCATCTTACAAACACATCGTTTATGATAATGCTAAAGTTTAAGCCAAAGCAAAAGCTTATTATTACCAAAGAAAGAGTGTTAATCTTTAACGTGTTATAAATCATGGAGTGGATTGCCATTAACCAGGTCCGGTCCAAGACCGGCCCAATACCTAGAAGATGGAGAGACGGCCGAAGCCCTAGAGAGAGGAGAGAGAGAGCCGACTTCAGGAGAGAGAGAGAGGCGGCCACAAAGCTTGGAGAAAATGAAACTCTTTCATTTTTCCTAGTAGATGTAATCTTTTCATCATTATGTATTAGTAGTTTTCCTAATCCTATTGAGT includes:
- the LOC106299961 gene encoding uncharacterized protein LOC106299961 isoform X3 → MASMESMFKERMGNMESEVSQLREAISLSAEGSVPKSKTDEDPPKTKTVQAPAKKKVNQAQAPAKKKLHDEEIDRAGEDSPDAALVYLREEDWEKVSTWLAKSKTKWLHNLEIDAMMYVFRERTSLKRWELHRVAFMSAVFSNMIKKEYESFKAGIRKYKLHHLLLQYGKGVLPPHGRTQEIWNVDVDWLYVPVHVSGNHWISLCISVVTRSIDVFDCSGRKRYKEVDAFANLVPRIVKAVQPPRCHKDFNVAAYTVHYVPMVVRGE
- the LOC106299961 gene encoding uncharacterized protein LOC106299961 isoform X1, coding for MASMESMFKERMGNMESEVSQLREAISLSAEGSVPKSKTDEDPPKTKTVQAPAKKKVNQAQAPAKKKLHDEEIDRAGEDSPDAALVYLREEDWEKVSTWLAKSKTKWLHNLEIDAMMYVFRERTSLKRWELHRVAFMSAVFSNMIKKEYESFKAGIRKYKLHHLLLQYGKGVLPPHGRTQEIWNVDVDWLYVPVHVSGNHWISLCISVVTRSIDVFDCSGRKRYKEVDAFANLVPRIVKAVQPPRCHKDFNVAAYTVHYVPMGKLNKSACDCGVYTIKFIECHLLGLKLSVVNDGNIKEARHRVLWDL
- the LOC106298030 gene encoding uncharacterized protein LOC106298030, which encodes MVLEDFGMEEEIIADLELSYLPAELINTSGCPPVIIANDRQLQNFVRFVQKSNYTRLCVKCKAKAENPNEAAFDLNKSPADPCTDEEEENSFDSGDESAHVYAERQSEKKNEKRKGVAVDEDGDYDADTMISEKENIHKMSKFSLLHVVKYEDVKEGQKCNDIIQIMRSDHGCEISKSLAWDAREYAINAIRGIPERSYGKIPKYLHMLREANPSTHSSYEIDGNGNFRYLFIAFGQSIRGFNRVMRQVIVIDGTFLKNKYKGILLVTTAVDGNSNMYPIAFGIVDSENERSWEWFMRQLKVVIADDHDLAFISDRHGYIAKALENVYPSARHGICIHHLLNNVVTYFHGKGLAGLVSKASKAYRVSEFEKTFANVCNINPAIGNYLREANVQKWARCQFPGYRYDIRTTNPDESINSALRSPREYPVIPLLNSIREMLTWWFYERKKLISKHKHPLTKDVEKKIGRRIGKCSTFVVYPYNLMKIPCRHAIKAGFHVGREPHTLTDLMYTTGAWREAYQESINPIDVPEDVWSIPEDVKKVIVLPPETRRSVGKKRKRRYETVEDKILSSQISRKKQPWKCSRCGISGHNRATCKVALFKYASGGKWRARRAYF
- the LOC106299961 gene encoding uncharacterized protein LOC106299961 isoform X4, which translates into the protein MLDAEIGTRLIDRTKWLHNLEIDAMMYVFRERTSLKRWELHRVAFMSAVFSNMIKKEYESFKAGIRKYKLHHLLLQYGKGVLPPHGRTQEIWNVDVDWLYVPVHVSGNHWISLCISVVTRSIDVFDCSGRKRYKEVDAFANLVPRIVKAVQPPRCHKDFNVAAYTVHYVPMGKLNKSACDCGVYTIKFIECHLLGLKLSVVNDGNIKEARHRVLWDL
- the LOC106298029 gene encoding uncharacterized protein LOC106298029, coding for MELELPKRVYAEGLEPQVKKINNCCRMELIRDLKKTMYAEYDDVKIDPVKHIMAIAENKLKFSGKLVDSFLCKQLITSKMHEKWFVFARNTLRFSLQEYHAVTGLKISLESSCDVVKWKNDGGFWSELLRTGGKITLQSIKKVHLQEVHSWSRRDRMRLIYLCVIMGVVMGRDEKVNIPHMYIKLVMDLDKLRNFHWGLHSYDFLLSSIEKIWIMPDFGEICGSKVPDSFSGPRCGNWKGVAKVSYEDIIQLEESFTKKGDLFSVISVSGNGDVLRHADYTRKDEMEDERVDLLLDRIKNKFDWSNTE
- the LOC106299961 gene encoding uncharacterized protein LOC106299961 isoform X2; its protein translation is MKIRLRPKPFKLQQRKRSIKLKLQQRKRIKELSQDTFVEGFDPSQVKFENSRPFDMSPPQLHDEEIDRAGEDSPDAALVYLREEDWEKVSTWLAKSKTKWLHNLEIDAMMYVFRERTSLKRWELHRVAFMSAVFSNMIKKEYESFKAGIRKYKLHHLLLQYGKGVLPPHGRTQEIWNVDVDWLYVPVHVSGNHWISLCISVVTRSIDVFDCSGRKRYKEVDAFANLVPRIVKAVQPPRCHKDFNVAAYTVHYVPMGKLNKSACDCGVYTIKFIECHLLGLKLSVVNDGNIKEARHRVLWDL